From Punica granatum isolate Tunisia-2019 chromosome 1, ASM765513v2, whole genome shotgun sequence:
AGGCTTCTTATCAAGACACGTAGGAGAAACCCGACAACATCGGTGTGATAGCTGGTAATCTCACTCGACAATTTCTCTCGGCAATAAAACAAACGGTTCGAGATGGTCCATTGGCACATACTGAATACAAGAGAAGCATATACGATTACAAATATGGAGATCATAAGCCCGAGGACCTCAATTTGTTGACTCCCCCTGAACGTCCTGCTAGATCGTACGTGTCCGGGATAATATAGAGTTAATGCTGCTGCTTGGTTGTCGGGATTACAACGATTGGCTTTCGCAACAGGTTCATCCTATGGATTCTTGCATTTCGGAACCTGGAACAACCTTAGATCAGCGAAGGTACAATTTAACCCCTGGTATTCATCATCAAGGGCATGATGATCACCATGGTTTATGTATATGTTCGACTCCAATGACTACGTCGAGCTGAGCCAATTGGTTGCATCACAACGGCAAGGGAGGCATCCCTGCCAAGCTCATAACTTGCGACATAATGGCGAGGAAAACAATTCGACATGATGCCCTCAGAAGAAGGCTTTTGATTGGAGCCCGATGCTTACTCCATATTCTTATTTGCATCTCTATCGTCCTTATTGACTTTCCAATCCGATCGTCTTTCGGCTGCTGAACTATTAATAGGGCCTCCAGCCCCACCTTATTGGCGCATAGCCTCCTGATTAAGCCTCGAAATTCCCATGCACCACAAAACTATATAGCAGGTACAGAAGTAGTCTTTTGACTATCACAGAAGGAAGATCAGAGACAGCAACAAACCCGACAAGACGATTTCAGCACAGCACAACCAGGCCCACATCGGCCCTTCATGTCAGCTCGCAGTAAGGATCGGAGAGCCTTATGGCCCATTTCTATCCAACATTTAGAAGAGTCCATCGCAGAAGGAACATACATTACACAGCACCAAAGGAAGTATGCTTGATGCTTCCACTATAACATTGAAAACATTGACTATGGAGAGTTCGGAGGATGATTTCCCCTTCTTTGGCAGACCTTTTATTATATTGTACATCTTCGTGCATTTAAAACCACAATCACGCACTATATCCAACGTTGGAGGGGTGCCAGTGGCCTTCCTCGCGTCCGTAGCAAGTGGTCAGACAAGCATCCTCCATCGCAGCCTCGGACACGTCGCTGTTGCATATATTCGCAAACGCCCTCATGTGCTTCATCCCGTATTGAGTCAGGGACCCACAGTGTGACTCAAACAGCTGAACCTGCATCACGCTCAAATTGGCTCAGTTTTGCGTGTTTCCTTAAATATATACGTTAACAATTCATAGAACAATTACCATGGACTTCAGGCACTGCCAATCATCCACAAGGGGTGAGCCTGGCTCTCTGACTGCACTTAGAACCACTGAACCTCTTTCTGGTCCGAAGAGCAGCATCCCAATCATCTCGATGCTGCCATCCAAATGAATCCGATGCTTCATGATGCCCATTATCTGCCCAAGGATCTCCCTCCTCTTCTCCATCGCTCCTTCCGATTTCTTATACTGGAAAAGGTTCAAGAAGTTATCAGATTGATATACACAGTATATGATGACAAAGTATGACATAATCGTGGCTTCTGGGGAATGAGAAATTGCAAGGAAAGAGACTCTAGGGACCTACCATTTGCCAAAGGAAGTGGAGATCAGCGTCTCTCTGATTGACGACTCCTAGTGGGGTGTCAAAGTAGAGTTTGTTTGGTGGGAAGTTGACGCTTGCAGGATCGAAACCTTGGTAAAGGTAGAGCTTCTCGGTCTTGATGCTCTTGTTGCCATATTGCATGACATGAGATCCTGCATTGTACGTATTGAAGTTCGAAGTCCGCAGTTTCACCTACCAGAATTACACATGAAACTCAGCATCCCCCCATATTCTcaatatattatgtaatcaCCGAATCGCAACAACACTCGCCTGTTTATACTGTTGTTTCAGAGTTTCTTTCTTGAGATTGTGGGTCTCGCTGAACGCACATGAAAGTAACGGttaaataatcaaaatataatCCTATCTACTAATCTTCCAAcagtttattaatttttagtcATTCGCGGTCCAGAGATCGTACATGCATCTGTTTCacaatatatctatatcaaaCTGAATCGACCTCACCAAGATAGAGTTGCTTTTAATTACCTGTCCTCCATCCATGCAACGCTATATAAGTCTCCCAAGCAGGTGATATATTctggaggaggagaagggtCCATTCCGGGACAGTAAGTCCCAAAGCTGCTCTCCTGTGCGTTTGAGGCTGTAGTCACGTAAATATCCAAATCCTCTGGCATTATCCCATCAAACATGCTCCCACTCTCACATGATTCCACATAGATCACCTGTATTACGAATCAAATCGAAACCAAAGCAACCCCGTTTTCAGAGAAACTTTAATTGTATATTAGACTTGAATCTCTGCCATATTTACCATCTCTTTGTAGCTCCCAGCAGAGTGTTTCTTCTTCAGAACTTCGATGAAGTCCCCGGCATAGAGAAACGGCAAGTTGGGCATCCCTGTTGAGAAATgattgtaacaaaaaaaaaatagcggTAAGTTCACCAAGTCATTCATTTCCAGAAACAGAGGAATCAGAACTGCAAAGCTCACCAAGAACTCCAGGTCCCCCGTGATCGGAATAGTACAAGAAGATCCGGTCGCCAGCCTTACTGTTAATGACCTTTCCACTTCCTCCCTTCACCGCATTCTTGTCCCCAAGAAGCACTGCGTACAGATTCTCAGCCGTAACATTCTTGCCATTGTAATCCTGAAATATGTGATAAGTTATGCACATGAACCTCAGCGCTCAATCGATTGAAACCAAGTTAAATCTTCATCAAACTTTGCAGATCCTACATAATAGCTGTTCTAGTGTCCCACGTCTATCGTACACGTATCCGTGTGCCAATGACTATTGCCTGATCAAACGTAGTTGATTTATAATCTGTCGGTGTTTCCCCTGGTCCAAAGTGTATTTGCATCGTCAATAACACTCCAGAAAATCACCATCTCTCATCTGTTTGCGCTTAACACATATCCCGAACTGGCTCCTTCTAGACTATAAATCAAGAGCATATAATGTCTATGGTGTAAACAATGATCAATATACCGAAAGAAGTGCCGTTGCCCCGACTAGCCAATCAGAGTCCATCCACATGGCCAATGATTATCAATAGATCAACCCAATGGGAATGAACAGCTTTGATTGTTTCCCAAGTCATGTATACCATCATCTTACAGAGATAAAAGGGGGTCCCTACACCATCATTGATTTGTCAAGGTGTGAATGCAAAGATTGGTTGATATCGATGCGCAATAACATACCTTGGGCACTCCGGCATAAACATCTTCACCCTGAGGGTGGTTGATGATGGTGCCACGCCTAGGATTGAGCTCATGCATGGCGAGGTCGTCATACATGAACACCACAATATTCTCGTCCTTGAGACCACCCTTTTTCAGTATTTGGTACGCATGGCATACATCAGCCTGCATCCCCACATCCCATTCCACATCATATGATAAGCGCATGCACGTAATTTACTAAATAAACAACATAGTCCTAAAGTTCTTTGTGATTAGAGGTCCTCGGATATCGAGTCCGCGGTCTAAACCGGAGAGTCATACGCTTGAATTGACGAGGAACCAAACTCaaagcaaaagagagaagGAAGGGCTCTTTAGTGAATCACCTGGTGCCTGTAATTTGAGTAGCCAGAAGAGCCAGCCACGAGGACCGCCCACGTCGTGCCGGTTTCCTCATCGGTGCCACCGCCACCCTCCTCCGCATGCTCTTTCTCTGTCGGCATCAGAATTTCCGGCTCCCCCCAGTCCCTCAACCGAGCAGTTGCTCGACCACCTCGTACATATCCGAAGCAGAGGCCATACATTACCAGGACCAGCAAACAAAACCTAATGGTGGCGGAGACAGAACATTCCATGAACATATAGCTGCAGAGACTCGGTGGAAGCACTTCAACGGGGGAGGGCGCGGTAACGGGGGAGAAGGGAAGAGATGGAAAGAACACAAGGGGAAGTTTGtctgaaggaggaggaggaggaggtgatGATGAAGTGGAGACCCGATGTTGCATGCACAAGAAGAGAGCGACACGCGTGGCAGGTGTCCAGCCGTTGTGGGGTCCAATCAGACCGACGAGCTTTGCCTGCTTGCTTTCCCTGCCTGCCTACCCCAAAGCAGttggaattttcttttcttgttttttcttttgggtttaaaataaatgaaccAAAAAGTGGAGGGGCTTGGACCGCTAACCATCTTTAGCAACTCGGACGTCATGACAAGTCGCTGGCCCAGGAAGATGACTTGACTGCCTGCCTCTGCAAGTGCTCGGGATGGAAGTAGCGGACAATCACGACCTCCAGACTCCGATGTTTTTACCTACATGGATATATCTTATCCTCCACTAAGGCGCTAACTGCGAGCCCCGATTATTAGTTTTCTCAGCGATTTGAATACACAATCCAGGACACCAACATGCGTTGGGGGGCAGTTTTACGATGATGTCTGAATGTGAATTTTGCATTTAATCGATTGAATGTGAATTTTGCAATCATCAAATTATAGAAACAACAGATCCACTTGTTATTCACCCACAAATTACACGCGAGCCTTACGGACGAGAATCCTGTTGACAGTGCACCCGATAAAAGTTATTAGTTGAATCTTATCCGAAAGTAACTCAGCACAGCAGAATTCACCACTTGTCAAGGAAACTGGGATATAAAAGGGCGCAGTGTACACAATCGAAGAAAGGAACCGAATGCTAagacaaaatttcaaatacagttcttttttttttcttccaagACACTAATCCAGGCCAAATTCAATCCACACCATCTGCATTACAAGTTGAACAGGAGGCAAGTTAGGCTTTTCTCTGCTGCAGTTTTTATTTAATCTGGACGATGCCCGCGCTGACCAGCTTCTGTATCTTGTTCATCACCATCGG
This genomic window contains:
- the LOC116201513 gene encoding vacuolar-processing enzyme, with translation MQHRVSTSSSPPPPPPSDKLPLVFFPSLPFSPVTAPSPVEVLPPSLCSYMFMECSVSATIRFCLLVLVMYGLCFGYVRGGRATARLRDWGEPEILMPTEKEHAEEGGGGTDEETGTTWAVLVAGSSGYSNYRHQADVCHAYQILKKGGLKDENIVVFMYDDLAMHELNPRRGTIINHPQGEDVYAGVPKDYNGKNVTAENLYAVLLGDKNAVKGGSGKVINSKAGDRIFLYYSDHGGPGVLGMPNLPFLYAGDFIEVLKKKHSAGSYKEMVIYVESCESGSMFDGIMPEDLDIYVTTASNAQESSFGTYCPGMDPSPPPEYITCLGDLYSVAWMEDSETHNLKKETLKQQYKQVKLRTSNFNTYNAGSHVMQYGNKSIKTEKLYLYQGFDPASVNFPPNKLYFDTPLGVVNQRDADLHFLWQMYKKSEGAMEKRREILGQIMGIMKHRIHLDGSIEMIGMLLFGPERGSVVLSAVREPGSPLVDDWQCLKSMVQLFESHCGSLTQYGMKHMRAFANICNSDVSEAAMEDACLTTCYGREEGHWHPSNVGYSA